Proteins from one Stenotrophomonas aracearum genomic window:
- the bamA gene encoding outer membrane protein assembly factor BamA produces the protein MTRLPNRRLLALALAAVFGAPALAQAAEPFTVSDIRVDGLQRITSGTVFTYLPVERGETLTDNKVGESIRALYKTGFFEDVQLQRQGDILVVTVKERPAINKLTVTGNKDIKSDQLLKGLSDIGLSEGGTFDRLSLDRVTQELRRQYNDRGKYNVEITPTVSPLDRNRVDITIAIKEGKAAKIQHVNLVGTEKFESEDILKTWESKEHNWASWYRRDDQYSKEKLSGDLEKLNSWYLDRGYVDFSIDSTQVSISPDKRDMFITAGVTEGEQYKISEIKVTGDTILPQEDVERMLIQKAGDTFSRALLEFSSDAITNSLSNIGYAFAKVNPIPTSNRAERTVAINMQVVPGPRVGVRRIVFKGNTRTSDEVLRREMRQFENTWYSQAAIDRSKIRLQRLGYFESVDVETPPVTGSNDQVDVVYNVKETTSGSFVFGLGYSQSYGMTTSVQLSQNNFLGGGNRVSVEASRSSYLQRYGFSYTNPYFTDDGVSLGYNLSWRELDYSDFNTAQYNSTNGAAQVVFGVPITENDTVSLMVGIDSNQITTYKGATPQSIIDYIDAIGQRTFHSWRTELGWARDTRNDYFMPTRGMYQRVGLETTLPGSTVEYYKLNYQVSKYWPIIPSLVINTRAELGYGDAYGNDVTRVITDPDGTTRTVTASGLPFFENFYAGGTNSVRGFEDNTLGPRSEPTDSYSRGQPLGGSLKTVGSVEAYFPRLFDSPSARVSAFFDVGNVYNGADNFKANELRASAGVALLWRAPVGPISISYAFPIKKEDGDEIERLQFTFGGQF, from the coding sequence ATGACGCGACTCCCCAATCGCCGCCTGCTTGCCCTTGCACTTGCTGCCGTCTTCGGCGCGCCTGCTCTGGCCCAGGCAGCCGAGCCCTTCACCGTCAGCGACATCCGTGTCGACGGCCTGCAGCGCATCACCTCCGGTACCGTGTTCACCTACCTGCCGGTGGAACGTGGCGAAACCCTGACCGACAACAAGGTCGGCGAGTCCATCCGTGCCCTGTACAAGACGGGCTTCTTCGAAGACGTGCAGCTGCAGCGCCAGGGCGACATCCTGGTGGTCACGGTCAAGGAACGCCCGGCGATCAACAAGCTGACCGTCACCGGCAACAAGGACATCAAGAGCGACCAGCTGTTGAAGGGCCTGAGCGACATCGGCCTGAGCGAGGGCGGCACCTTCGATCGCCTCAGCCTGGACCGCGTGACCCAGGAACTGCGCCGCCAGTACAACGACCGTGGCAAGTACAACGTCGAGATCACCCCGACGGTGAGCCCGCTGGACCGCAACCGCGTGGACATCACCATCGCGATCAAGGAAGGCAAGGCGGCCAAGATCCAGCACGTGAACCTGGTCGGCACGGAAAAGTTCGAATCCGAAGACATCCTGAAGACCTGGGAGTCCAAGGAGCACAACTGGGCCTCGTGGTACCGCCGCGATGACCAGTACTCGAAGGAAAAACTGTCCGGCGACCTGGAGAAGCTCAACTCCTGGTACCTGGACCGCGGCTACGTGGACTTCAGCATCGACTCCACCCAGGTCTCGATCAGCCCCGACAAGCGCGACATGTTCATCACCGCCGGCGTGACCGAGGGTGAGCAGTACAAGATTTCCGAGATCAAGGTCACCGGCGACACCATCCTTCCGCAGGAAGACGTGGAGCGCATGCTGATCCAGAAGGCCGGCGACACCTTCTCGCGCGCCCTGCTGGAGTTCAGCTCGGACGCCATCACCAACTCGCTGTCCAACATCGGTTACGCGTTCGCCAAGGTGAACCCGATCCCGACCAGCAACCGCGCCGAGCGCACCGTGGCGATCAACATGCAGGTCGTCCCGGGTCCGCGCGTGGGCGTGCGCCGCATCGTGTTCAAGGGCAACACCCGCACCTCCGACGAAGTGCTGCGTCGTGAAATGCGCCAGTTCGAAAACACCTGGTACTCGCAGGCCGCGATCGACCGCTCCAAGATCCGCCTGCAGCGCCTGGGTTACTTCGAATCGGTCGACGTCGAAACGCCGCCGGTCACCGGCAGCAACGACCAGGTCGACGTGGTCTACAACGTCAAGGAAACCACCTCGGGCAGCTTCGTGTTCGGCCTGGGCTATTCCCAGTCGTACGGCATGACCACCTCGGTGCAGCTGTCCCAGAACAACTTCCTGGGCGGCGGCAACCGCGTGTCGGTCGAAGCCTCGCGCAGCAGCTACCTGCAGCGTTACGGCTTCTCCTACACCAACCCGTACTTCACCGACGACGGCGTCTCGCTGGGCTACAACCTGTCCTGGCGCGAACTGGACTACTCCGACTTCAACACCGCGCAGTACAACAGCACCAACGGTGCCGCGCAGGTCGTGTTCGGCGTGCCGATCACCGAGAACGACACCGTCTCGCTGATGGTGGGCATCGACAGCAACCAGATCACCACGTACAAGGGTGCCACGCCGCAGTCGATCATCGATTACATCGATGCCATTGGCCAGCGCACCTTCCACTCCTGGCGCACCGAACTGGGCTGGGCGCGCGACACGCGAAACGACTACTTCATGCCCACCCGCGGCATGTACCAGCGTGTCGGTCTGGAAACCACCCTGCCCGGCTCCACGGTCGAGTACTACAAGCTCAACTACCAGGTTTCCAAGTACTGGCCGATCATCCCGTCGCTGGTCATCAACACCCGCGCAGAACTCGGTTATGGCGACGCCTACGGCAACGACGTCACCCGCGTCATCACCGACCCGGACGGCACCACCCGCACGGTCACCGCTTCGGGCCTGCCGTTCTTCGAGAACTTCTACGCCGGTGGTACAAACTCGGTGCGCGGCTTCGAAGACAACACTCTGGGCCCGCGTTCGGAGCCGACCGACTCCTACAGCCGTGGCCAGCCGCTTGGCGGTTCCCTGAAGACTGTCGGCTCAGTCGAAGCCTACTTCCCGCGGCTGTTCGACAGCCCGTCGGCCCGCGTTTCCGCGTTCTTCGACGTCGGCAACGTGTACAACGGTGCGGACAACTTCAAGGCCAACGAACTGCGTGCGTCGGCCGGTGTCGCCCTGCTCTGGCGCGCCCCGGTCGGCCCGATCTCGATCAGCTACGCCTTCCCGATCAAGAAGGAAGACGGCGACGAGATCGAACGCCTCCAATTTACCTTCGGCGGTCAGTTCTGA
- the lpxB gene encoding lipid-A-disaccharide synthase, with protein MTGRPLRIALVAGEASGDLLGAGLVRELQQRFPDAEFAGIGGDAMRNAGCQTWFDASELAVMGLTEVLRHLPRLLTLRKAFRSRVLEWQPDVFIGIDAPDFNLGVERWLKERGVRTVHYVSPSVWAWREKRAEKIGASADLVLCLFPMEPPIYARHGIDARFVGHPMADDIPLHSDRDAARVALGLPCNAKVLAVLPGSRLGEISKLGEAFFEAAWQVSERIPGLHVVVPAANPACRRLITEQLSRSALPVAYSHVLDGQARTAMIAADVVVLASGTATLEAMLVKRPMVVGYRVAELTYRIVKALGLIKVDRFALPNILAGKDLAPELIQHDCVPDKLADAIQQWFDHPQRALDIQPTYEQLHLQLRQDASARAADAVAELLTRGPAPGTPA; from the coding sequence ATGACCGGCCGCCCGCTGCGGATCGCCCTGGTCGCCGGCGAAGCCTCCGGCGATCTGTTGGGCGCCGGCCTGGTGCGTGAACTGCAACAGCGTTTCCCCGATGCCGAGTTTGCCGGCATCGGTGGCGACGCCATGCGCAACGCCGGCTGCCAGACCTGGTTCGACGCCAGCGAACTGGCCGTCATGGGCCTGACCGAAGTGCTGCGCCACCTGCCGCGCCTGCTCACGCTGCGCAAGGCCTTCCGCAGCCGCGTGCTCGAGTGGCAGCCGGACGTGTTCATCGGCATCGACGCCCCCGACTTCAACCTCGGCGTCGAGCGCTGGCTGAAGGAGCGCGGCGTGCGCACCGTGCACTACGTCAGCCCCTCGGTCTGGGCCTGGCGCGAGAAGCGCGCCGAGAAGATCGGTGCCAGCGCCGACCTGGTGCTGTGCCTGTTCCCGATGGAACCGCCGATCTATGCCCGCCACGGCATCGACGCGCGTTTCGTCGGCCACCCGATGGCCGACGACATTCCCCTGCACAGCGACCGCGATGCCGCCCGCGTCGCCCTCGGCCTGCCCTGCAACGCCAAGGTCCTGGCCGTGCTGCCCGGCAGCCGCCTGGGCGAGATCAGCAAGCTCGGCGAAGCGTTCTTCGAAGCCGCCTGGCAGGTCTCCGAACGCATTCCCGGCCTGCACGTGGTGGTGCCCGCCGCCAACCCGGCCTGCCGCCGCCTGATCACCGAACAGCTCTCGCGCTCCGCGCTGCCGGTGGCCTATTCGCACGTGCTCGACGGCCAGGCCCGAACCGCGATGATCGCCGCCGACGTGGTCGTGCTCGCCTCCGGCACCGCCACCCTGGAAGCCATGCTGGTCAAGCGCCCGATGGTGGTGGGCTACCGCGTCGCCGAACTGACCTACCGCATCGTCAAGGCGCTGGGCCTGATCAAGGTCGACCGCTTCGCCCTGCCCAACATCCTGGCCGGCAAGGACCTCGCCCCCGAGCTGATCCAGCACGACTGCGTGCCGGACAAGCTCGCCGACGCCATCCAGCAGTGGTTCGACCACCCGCAACGCGCCCTCGACATCCAGCCGACCTACGAGCAGCTGCACCTGCAGCTGCGCCAGGACGCCTCCGCGCGCGCCGCCGACGCCGTCGCCGAACTGCTCACGCGCGGCCCCGCCCCCGGCACCCCGGCATGA
- the lpxD gene encoding UDP-3-O-(3-hydroxymyristoyl)glucosamine N-acyltransferase translates to MNTPTYTAQQLAEQFGLQVHGDGSTAIRGVATLAHAGPGQLTFLANPRYRTQLADSQAGIVVLRADDAEAAPATALIAKDPYTTFAKIAALFDIAPTRPPGIHPSAVIDPDARIAASAHIGPFVTIGARSVVGENCIIGPGSIIGEDCTLDTGCELIARVTLVTRVRIGKRVRIHPGAVLGADGFGLAMDAGSWIKVPQLGGVRIGDDCEIGANTCVDRGALEDTVLDNDVRLDNLVQIAHNVQIGAHSAIAGCTGIAGSAKIGRYCLLGGAVGVVGHLEICDKVVITGKSVVRNSITEPGEYSSGTPLTDNRTWRKNAARFKQLDALARRILSVSKEKE, encoded by the coding sequence GTGAACACTCCTACCTATACCGCCCAGCAACTCGCCGAGCAGTTTGGCCTGCAGGTCCATGGCGATGGCAGCACCGCCATCCGTGGCGTGGCCACGCTTGCCCATGCCGGTCCCGGCCAGTTGACCTTCCTGGCCAACCCGCGCTACCGGACCCAGCTGGCCGACAGCCAGGCCGGCATCGTGGTGCTGCGCGCCGACGACGCCGAGGCGGCCCCCGCCACCGCGCTGATCGCCAAGGACCCCTACACCACCTTCGCCAAGATCGCCGCGCTGTTCGACATCGCCCCGACCCGGCCGCCCGGCATCCACCCCAGCGCCGTCATCGACCCCGACGCCCGGATCGCCGCCAGCGCCCACATCGGCCCCTTCGTCACCATCGGCGCCCGCAGCGTCGTCGGCGAAAACTGCATCATCGGCCCCGGCAGCATCATCGGCGAAGACTGCACCCTCGACACCGGCTGCGAACTGATCGCCCGCGTCACCCTCGTCACCCGCGTCCGGATCGGCAAGCGCGTGCGCATCCATCCCGGCGCCGTGCTCGGTGCCGACGGCTTCGGCCTGGCCATGGACGCCGGCAGCTGGATCAAGGTGCCCCAGCTCGGCGGCGTGCGTATCGGCGACGACTGCGAGATCGGCGCCAATACCTGCGTCGACCGTGGCGCCCTTGAAGATACCGTGCTCGACAACGACGTCCGCCTGGACAACCTCGTCCAGATCGCCCACAACGTCCAGATCGGCGCCCACTCCGCCATCGCCGGCTGCACCGGCATTGCCGGCAGCGCCAAGATCGGCCGCTACTGCCTGCTCGGCGGCGCCGTCGGCGTCGTCGGCCACCTCGAGATCTGCGACAAGGTGGTCATCACCGGCAAATCCGTCGTGCGCAACTCCATTACCGAACCGGGCGAATACTCTTCCGGTACCCCGTTGACCGACAACCGCACGTGGCGCAAGAACGCCGCGCGCTTCAAGCAGCTCGATGCCCTGGCCCGTCGCATCCTGTCTGTAAGCAAGGAGAAGGAATGA
- the uppS gene encoding polyprenyl diphosphate synthase, translating to MSQAPTHPASSAVPRHVAIIMDGNGRWAQKRRRPRVIGHRAGARAVNRTIDFCLERGIAALTLFAFSSENWGRPSDEVDALMKLFLNALDREVDELHRRGVRVRFIGERERFGAGLVSRMQLAEQRTAGNTTLTLSIAASYGGRQDIARAARELAAEVAAGRLLPDQIDEALLGSRVALADLPAPDLFIRTGGDTRVSNFLLWQLAYTELWFTEVLWPEFDAAILQQALDAYAVRERRFGLTSAQIAALATETSTP from the coding sequence ATGTCCCAGGCCCCGACCCATCCAGCGTCCTCCGCCGTGCCCCGCCACGTTGCCATCATCATGGATGGCAACGGCCGCTGGGCGCAGAAGCGGCGCCGTCCGCGCGTGATCGGCCACCGTGCCGGCGCGCGCGCGGTCAACCGCACCATCGACTTCTGCCTGGAGCGCGGCATCGCCGCGCTCACGCTGTTCGCCTTCTCCAGTGAAAACTGGGGCCGGCCGAGCGACGAAGTCGACGCGCTGATGAAGCTGTTCCTCAATGCCCTGGACCGCGAGGTGGATGAACTCCACCGCCGCGGCGTGCGCGTGCGCTTCATCGGCGAACGCGAACGCTTCGGGGCCGGGCTGGTCAGCCGCATGCAGCTCGCCGAGCAGCGTACCGCCGGCAACACCACCCTGACCCTGAGCATCGCCGCCAGCTATGGCGGCCGCCAGGACATCGCCCGTGCCGCACGCGAACTGGCCGCCGAGGTCGCGGCCGGTCGCCTGCTGCCCGACCAGATCGACGAAGCGCTGCTCGGCAGCCGCGTCGCCCTGGCCGACCTGCCGGCGCCGGACCTGTTCATCCGCACCGGCGGCGACACCCGCGTCAGCAACTTCCTGCTGTGGCAGCTGGCCTATACCGAACTGTGGTTCACCGAGGTGCTGTGGCCCGAGTTCGACGCCGCCATCCTGCAGCAGGCGCTGGACGCCTACGCTGTGCGTGAACGCCGCTTCGGCCTGACCAGTGCCCAGATCGCCGCCCTGGCCACCGAGACCTCGACCCCATGA
- the fabZ gene encoding 3-hydroxyacyl-ACP dehydratase FabZ, with the protein MSHEQKLPDITQIQALIPHRYPFLLVDKVVSIDYENRTIVATKNVSINEPFFQGHFPSQPIMPGVLIIEAMAQAGGVLTQLTLGRDAQSKLFYMVKVDKARFSKQVVPGDVLEMHVQIKRVIRNMAVYDCMAKVDGEVVACAEVLCAGTRE; encoded by the coding sequence ATGAGCCACGAACAGAAGCTGCCGGACATCACCCAGATCCAGGCGTTGATCCCGCACCGCTACCCCTTCCTGCTGGTCGACAAGGTCGTTTCCATCGACTACGAAAACCGTACCATCGTCGCCACCAAGAACGTCAGCATCAACGAACCGTTCTTCCAGGGCCACTTCCCCAGCCAGCCGATCATGCCCGGCGTGCTGATCATCGAAGCCATGGCCCAGGCCGGTGGCGTGCTGACCCAGCTCACCCTCGGCCGCGACGCACAGTCCAAGCTGTTCTACATGGTCAAGGTCGACAAGGCCCGCTTCAGCAAGCAGGTCGTCCCCGGCGACGTGCTTGAAATGCACGTCCAGATCAAGCGCGTCATCCGCAACATGGCCGTGTACGACTGCATGGCCAAGGTCGACGGCGAAGTCGTCGCCTGCGCCGAAGTCCTCTGCGCCGGCACCCGCGAATGA
- a CDS encoding ribonuclease HII, producing the protein MSRRHAAAASLALFDGAALATVAPRYVAGVDEAGRGPLAGPVAVAAVVFCPDRPRLNGLDDSKQLTALRRDQLFDRIQQRALAFHVVMVDVAEIDTLNIYQATMLGMRRAVEAVSHVAQFARIDGNKVPKGLPCPAEALIGGDALDRAIMAASILAKVSRDRYMLQLHEQHPEYGFDQHKGYGTPAHLAALRAHGPCAHHRQSFAPVRDCTAAP; encoded by the coding sequence ATGAGCCGCCGCCACGCCGCGGCTGCCTCACTGGCGCTGTTCGACGGCGCCGCCCTGGCCACCGTTGCCCCGCGCTACGTAGCTGGGGTCGACGAAGCCGGGCGTGGCCCGCTGGCCGGCCCGGTGGCCGTGGCCGCCGTGGTGTTCTGCCCGGACCGCCCGCGCCTGAACGGCCTGGACGACTCCAAGCAGCTCACCGCACTGCGCCGCGACCAGCTGTTCGATCGGATCCAGCAGCGCGCCCTGGCCTTCCACGTGGTGATGGTCGACGTCGCCGAGATCGACACCCTCAACATCTACCAGGCCACCATGCTGGGCATGCGCCGCGCCGTTGAGGCGGTGTCGCACGTGGCCCAGTTCGCCCGCATCGACGGCAACAAGGTGCCCAAGGGCCTGCCCTGCCCGGCCGAGGCCCTGATCGGCGGCGACGCCCTCGACCGCGCCATCATGGCCGCCTCGATCCTGGCCAAGGTCAGCCGCGACCGTTACATGCTGCAGCTGCATGAACAGCATCCCGAATACGGCTTCGACCAGCACAAGGGCTACGGCACCCCGGCCCACCTGGCCGCGCTGCGCGCGCATGGGCCGTGTGCCCACCACCGGCAGAGTTTCGCACCGGTAAGGGACTGCACCGCAGCACCGTAG
- the rseP gene encoding RIP metalloprotease RseP: MGEFIGSVWWMIVSLGVLVTFHEFGHYWVARRCGVKVLRFSVGFGRPLWMRRNRNGTEFAIAAIPLGGYVKMLDEREVEVHPAERGLAFNHKTVWQRIAIVAAGPLANLILCVALLWAMFVLGKQDYSATIGRTTGMAQAAGLQAGDRVLSVDARSVVTASQAAMALTTAAMDRHDAKVEVRDAQDEVRTRTLPLSQLPAGFDERWVSSLAGLTWQFHLQPAMVEQVVPDSAAQGVLLPGDLIVAVDGERIDAADQVSPAIQALGKRGGPGMVEVLRGGERLALEITPRQGKDGRGQPTWQVGVGFPQSSAPAYDTTLQYGPLAAIPAALRETARAATDSLGMMRRIVTGNASLQNVSGPVTIARVANQTAQRGLDWFLWFLAVLSLSLCIINLLPIPILDGGHLLYYLIELVKGSPLSERAMATGQYIGLAMLAGLMGLAFYNDILGLVPR, translated from the coding sequence ATGGGTGAATTCATCGGCTCCGTCTGGTGGATGATCGTCAGCCTTGGCGTGCTGGTGACCTTCCATGAATTCGGTCATTACTGGGTCGCGCGCCGCTGCGGGGTAAAGGTGCTGCGCTTCTCGGTCGGCTTCGGCCGCCCGCTGTGGATGCGCCGCAACCGCAACGGCACCGAGTTCGCCATCGCCGCCATTCCGCTCGGCGGCTACGTGAAGATGCTGGACGAGCGCGAGGTCGAGGTGCACCCGGCCGAACGCGGCCTGGCCTTCAACCACAAGACCGTGTGGCAGCGCATCGCCATCGTCGCGGCCGGCCCGCTGGCCAACCTGATCCTGTGCGTGGCCCTGCTCTGGGCCATGTTCGTGCTGGGCAAGCAGGACTACTCGGCCACCATCGGCCGCACCACCGGCATGGCCCAGGCCGCCGGCCTGCAGGCCGGCGACCGCGTGCTGAGCGTGGACGCGCGCAGCGTGGTCACCGCCAGCCAGGCGGCGATGGCGCTGACCACCGCCGCGATGGACCGCCACGACGCCAAGGTCGAAGTCCGGGACGCGCAGGACGAAGTACGCACCCGCACCCTGCCGCTTTCGCAGCTGCCGGCCGGGTTCGACGAACGCTGGGTGTCCTCGCTGGCCGGGCTCACCTGGCAGTTCCACCTGCAGCCGGCCATGGTCGAGCAGGTCGTGCCCGACTCGGCCGCACAGGGCGTACTGCTGCCCGGCGACCTGATCGTGGCCGTGGACGGCGAGCGCATCGACGCGGCCGACCAGGTCTCCCCCGCAATCCAGGCGCTGGGCAAGCGCGGCGGCCCGGGCATGGTCGAGGTGCTGCGCGGCGGCGAGCGCCTGGCGCTGGAGATCACCCCGCGCCAGGGCAAGGACGGCCGTGGCCAGCCCACCTGGCAGGTCGGGGTGGGTTTCCCGCAGTCCAGCGCACCGGCCTACGACACCACCCTGCAGTACGGCCCGCTGGCCGCGATCCCCGCCGCGCTGCGCGAAACCGCGCGCGCGGCCACCGATTCGCTGGGCATGATGCGCCGCATCGTGACCGGCAATGCCTCGCTGCAGAACGTTTCCGGCCCGGTCACCATCGCCCGCGTGGCCAACCAGACCGCCCAGCGCGGGCTCGATTGGTTCCTCTGGTTCCTGGCCGTGCTCTCGCTCAGCCTGTGCATCATAAATCTGTTGCCCATCCCCATCTTGGACGGCGGGCACCTGCTGTATTACCTTATTGAGTTGGTCAAGGGCAGCCCGCTGAGCGAGCGTGCCATGGCGACCGGCCAATACATCGGCCTTGCCATGCTGGCCGGACTGATGGGACTGGCGTTTTACAACGACATCCTTGGTCTGGTCCCGCGATGA
- the dxr gene encoding 1-deoxy-D-xylulose-5-phosphate reductoisomerase: MHSASAPRRVAVFGATGSIGASALDVIARHPDRYRATVLAAGSQVQALLALCVAHRPLHAVIADEACYGELRDGLRAAGLDTQAHAGAAALDQLAASDACDTLVAAIVGAAGLSSTLAAADAGKRILLANKESLVLAGELLTRRASAAGAEIIPIDSEHSAIFQCLRSRDASLDQAGVRRILLTASGGPFRGRGRAELAGVTPAQAVAHPKWSMGPKISVDSATLMNKGLEVIEAHHLFNIPGERIEVLVHPQSLVHSLVEFVDGSTLAQMGLPDMRTTLAVGLGWPDRIESGVGGLDLLAQGRLDFEAPDTEAFPCLALAWQAMAAGGTAPAILNAANEIAVSAFLQGRIAFLAIPRLVANALSTLPAASADTLEGLLAADQRARQITQAAIDHA, translated from the coding sequence ATGCACAGCGCTTCTGCCCCCCGCCGGGTTGCCGTCTTCGGTGCCACCGGCTCGATCGGCGCGTCCGCGCTGGACGTCATCGCGCGCCACCCGGACCGCTACCGCGCCACCGTGCTCGCAGCCGGCAGCCAGGTCCAAGCGCTGCTGGCACTGTGCGTGGCGCACCGCCCGCTGCATGCGGTGATCGCCGACGAAGCCTGCTACGGCGAGCTCCGCGACGGCCTGCGCGCAGCCGGCCTGGACACCCAGGCGCATGCCGGGGCCGCCGCGCTCGACCAGCTGGCCGCCAGTGACGCCTGCGACACCCTGGTGGCCGCCATCGTCGGCGCCGCCGGGTTGTCCTCGACCCTGGCCGCGGCCGACGCCGGCAAGCGCATCCTGCTGGCCAACAAGGAATCGCTGGTGCTGGCCGGCGAGCTGCTGACCCGCCGTGCCAGCGCCGCCGGCGCCGAGATCATTCCGATCGACAGCGAACACAGCGCCATCTTCCAGTGCCTGCGCTCGCGCGACGCCAGCCTGGACCAGGCCGGCGTCCGCCGGATCCTGCTCACCGCCTCCGGTGGCCCGTTCCGCGGGCGTGGCCGGGCCGAGCTGGCCGGGGTCACCCCCGCGCAGGCCGTGGCCCACCCGAAGTGGTCGATGGGCCCGAAGATCTCGGTGGATTCGGCGACGTTGATGAACAAGGGGCTGGAGGTCATCGAGGCCCACCACCTGTTCAACATCCCGGGCGAGCGCATCGAAGTGCTGGTCCACCCACAGAGCCTGGTGCATTCGCTGGTCGAATTCGTCGACGGTTCGACCCTGGCCCAGATGGGCCTGCCGGACATGCGCACCACCCTGGCGGTCGGCCTGGGCTGGCCTGACCGCATCGAATCGGGCGTGGGCGGGCTGGACCTGCTGGCCCAGGGCCGGCTGGACTTCGAAGCGCCCGACACCGAGGCCTTCCCGTGCCTGGCGCTGGCCTGGCAGGCCATGGCCGCCGGCGGCACCGCCCCGGCCATCCTCAATGCGGCCAATGAAATCGCCGTTTCAGCGTTTCTTCAGGGGCGGATCGCTTTCCTAGCCATTCCAAGGCTGGTCGCTAACGCACTTTCAACACTGCCGGCAGCGTCCGCCGATACACTGGAGGGCCTGCTCGCCGCCGACCAGCGCGCCCGCCAGATCACCCAAGCCGCCATCGACCACGCCTGA
- the lpxA gene encoding acyl-ACP--UDP-N-acetylglucosamine O-acyltransferase, whose translation MNAPLIHPTAVIDPSAKLAADVRVGAFCLIGADVEIGEGTEVGPHCSIHGPTRIGRNNRFIGHVAVGGEPQDKKYAGERTELVIGDDNVFREFVTLNRGTGGGGGITTIGNGNWMLAYTHVAHDCHVGNNCVFSNNTTLAGHVTVGDYVIISGFAGAHQFCRIGAHAFLGMGALTNGDVPPFTMVGSDSLGRPRGINSEGLKRRGFDAERIASIKRAYRTLYVAGLPLAEAKVQLAEQAAHSPDVKDMLDFIEHAERPLLR comes from the coding sequence ATGAACGCGCCGCTCATCCACCCCACCGCGGTCATCGACCCGTCGGCGAAACTGGCGGCGGATGTGCGTGTCGGTGCGTTCTGCCTGATCGGTGCCGACGTCGAGATCGGTGAAGGCACCGAGGTCGGCCCGCACTGCTCCATCCACGGCCCGACCCGGATCGGCCGCAACAACCGCTTCATCGGCCATGTTGCCGTCGGCGGCGAACCGCAGGACAAGAAGTACGCCGGCGAACGCACCGAACTGGTGATCGGCGACGACAACGTGTTCCGCGAATTCGTCACCCTCAACCGCGGTACCGGTGGCGGCGGTGGCATCACCACCATCGGCAACGGCAACTGGATGCTCGCCTACACCCACGTCGCGCACGACTGCCACGTGGGCAACAACTGCGTGTTCTCCAACAACACCACCCTGGCCGGGCACGTCACCGTCGGCGACTACGTCATCATCAGCGGCTTCGCCGGTGCCCACCAGTTCTGCCGGATCGGTGCCCACGCCTTCCTCGGCATGGGCGCGCTCACCAATGGCGACGTGCCACCGTTCACCATGGTCGGCAGCGACTCGCTCGGCCGCCCGCGCGGCATCAACAGCGAAGGCCTCAAGCGCCGTGGCTTCGACGCCGAGCGCATCGCCAGCATCAAGCGCGCCTACCGCACCCTGTACGTCGCCGGCCTGCCGCTGGCCGAAGCCAAGGTGCAGCTCGCCGAACAGGCCGCGCACAGCCCTGACGTCAAGGACATGCTGGACTTCATCGAGCACGCCGAGAGGCCCCTGCTGCGATGA
- a CDS encoding phosphatidate cytidylyltransferase has product MTKTRVIAALIMAPLAIAAILLLPTQWLAAAAAAVFLIGLWEWLKLADVEDTLARTVLLVLNLVLMVLIVWADAGSMVLYQIATLVGIGWWLLALLWLRFFTFGAEPGSPARALKLLAGSLAIVPAWASLVLIHASGDNGHLWLLTALAVVWAADSGAYFAGRSLGRTKLAPRISPNKTWEGLAGGMLAGLAVALLFGWIAGVSPDHVLGLVVTAVVSVFASVLGDLYESLIKRHAGAKDSGHIIPGHGGVLDRIDGVLAALPVFALGKEIFGF; this is encoded by the coding sequence ATGACCAAGACCCGAGTCATCGCCGCGCTGATCATGGCGCCGCTCGCCATCGCGGCCATCCTGCTGCTGCCCACCCAGTGGCTGGCGGCCGCCGCCGCCGCCGTGTTCCTGATCGGCCTGTGGGAATGGCTGAAGCTGGCAGACGTGGAGGACACCCTGGCGCGCACCGTGCTGCTGGTGCTGAACCTGGTGCTGATGGTGCTCATCGTGTGGGCCGACGCCGGCTCGATGGTGCTGTACCAGATCGCCACGCTGGTCGGCATCGGCTGGTGGCTGCTGGCCCTGCTGTGGCTGCGCTTCTTCACCTTCGGCGCCGAACCGGGCAGCCCGGCGCGCGCGCTCAAGCTGCTCGCCGGCAGCCTGGCGATCGTGCCGGCCTGGGCGTCGCTGGTGCTCATCCACGCCAGCGGCGACAACGGCCACCTGTGGCTGCTGACCGCGCTCGCAGTCGTCTGGGCGGCCGATTCGGGCGCCTACTTCGCCGGGCGCAGCCTGGGCCGGACCAAACTGGCGCCGCGGATCAGCCCGAACAAGACCTGGGAAGGCCTGGCCGGCGGCATGCTGGCAGGCCTGGCCGTGGCCCTGCTGTTCGGCTGGATCGCCGGTGTCAGTCCGGACCATGTGCTCGGCCTGGTCGTCACCGCCGTGGTCAGCGTGTTCGCCTCGGTGCTGGGCGACCTGTACGAAAGCCTGATCAAGCGCCATGCCGGCGCCAAGGACTCGGGCCATATCATCCCGGGCCACGGCGGCGTGCTGGACCGCATCGACGGCGTGCTGGCCGCGCTGCCGGTGTTCGCGCTGGGCAAGGAAATCTTCGGGTTCTGA